From a single Brassica napus cultivar Da-Ae chromosome C9, Da-Ae, whole genome shotgun sequence genomic region:
- the LOC106433531 gene encoding dol-P-Glc:Glc(2)Man(9)GlcNAc(2)-PP-Dol alpha-1,2-glucosyltransferase produces MGRLAIAAITSLWVIPMSIIVNHIVPDPYMDEIFHVPQAQQYCNGNFRSWDPMITTPPGLYYLSLAHVASLFPGMLLMRTTSQSFSEACSTSVLRSTNAVFAVLCGVLVYEIIRFLGPSLSDRKATLMALVMSLYPLHWFFTFLYYTDVASLTTFLAMYLACLRRRYILSAVFGTLAILIRQTNVVWMLFVACSGVLDFTLDSPRKMDKQKVNKDLHQSIDRKEATLRSNLRNRKPDNNLDTRDSFDRGKSVSSAEDTSGLVYDVYDVISTSWNMKWKILFKFSPFIVVVVAFGIFILWNGGIVLGAKEAHVVSPHFAQIMYFSLVSALFTAPLHFSVEQVRNLLQELRGNWPLSLLLTLVALVAGFASVHFFSLAHPYLLADNRHYPFYLWRKIINAHWLMKYMLVPVYVYSWFSILTLLAKTRSKIWVLVYFLATCAVLVPTPLIEFRYYTIPFYIFMLHSCVRSSGYTTWLLTGTIFVCINVFTMAMFLFRPFKWSHEDGVQRFIW; encoded by the exons atggggAGACTAGCGATTGCAGCTATAACGAGCTTGTGGGTGATTCCCATGTCGATCATCGTCAACCACATTGTTCCCGATCCCTACATGGACGAGATATTCCATGTGCCTCAGGCTCAGCAATACTGCAATGGCAATTTCAGGAGCTGGGATCCAATGATCACTACCCCACCTGGATT gtACTATCTATCACTTGCACATGTTGCTTCTCTGTTTCCAGGAATGTTATTGATGAGAACTACTTCTCAGTCCTTTTCAGAAGCTTGTTCTACGTCTGTCCTGAGGTCTACCAATGCTGTTTTTGCAGTCTTGTGTGGAGTTctagtgtatgagattatcaggTTCTTGGGGCCGAGTCTCAGTGATAGAAAAGCAACTTTAATGGCTTTGGTCATGTCTCTTTACCCTCTCCACTGGTTCTTCACTTTCCTCTACTATACGGATGTTGCGTCTCTCACCACTTTTCTTGCCATGTACCTCGCTTGTTTGAGGAGAAGATATATCCTCAGTGCTGTG TTTGGTACTTTAGCGATTTTGATCAGGCAAACAAATGTAGTCTGGATGCTTTTCGTTGCTTGCTCAGGTGTTTTAGACTTCACTCTTGACTCTCCGCGGAAAATGGataaacaaaaagtaaataaagATTTGCATCAGTCCATTGATAGGAAAGAAGCAACTCTGAGATCGAATCTTAGAAATAGAAAACCTGATAACAACTTGGATACTAGAGACAGTTTTGACCGTGGCAAATCTGTTTCTTCAGCAGAGGATACTTCAG GCTTAGTCTATGATGTTTATGATGTAATCTCCACATCTTGGAATATGAAGTGGAAGATTTTGTTCAAATTCAGCCCTTTCATCGTGGTTGTGGTAGCCTTTGGTATTTTTATACTCTGGAACGGCGGTATAGTCCTCG GTGCAAAAGAGGCTCATGTGGTTTCACCACATTTTGCGCAGATAATGTATTTTAGCCTCGTCTCTGCACTTTTTACTGCTCCCCTACACTTCTCAGTAGAGCAAGTGAGAAATCTACTCCAAGAGCTCCGAGGAAATTGGCCCTTAAGCCTTCTACTAACTCTTGTGGCTCTAGTAGCTGGTTTTGCCTCTGTACACTTTTTCAG CTTGGCTCATCCTTATCTTCTCGCTGATAATCGCCACTATCCATTCTATCTATGGAGGAAAATTATCAACGCTCATTGGTTGATGAAATACATGCTAGTCCCGGTTTACGTCTATTCCTGGTTCTCAATCCTAACTTTATTAG CAAAAACTCGAAGCAAGATCTGGGTGTTGGTCTATTTCTTAGCTACATGTGCTGTTCTTGTTCCTACGCCATTGATCGAGTTCAGATATTACACCATTCCGTTTTATATCTTCATGCTTCACTCCTGTGTCAGAAGCAGCGGTTACACAACTTGGCTTCTTACTGGAACGATTTTTGTGTGTATCAATGTGTTTACAATGGCTATGTTCTTGTTTAGACCATTCAAGTGGAGCCATGAGGATGGTGTCCAAAGGTTTATTTGGTAG
- the LOC106433540 gene encoding cyclin-dependent protein kinase inhibitor SMR3: MADICCVKEIQEEDVDKIRLPTRPDQLILPDHEDPTVNNEDGCKTPTSSAHKIPAAKYTLCPPAPRKPRPKRKVTPVNVVNRVPIDLSREIEMFFEDLDRRIKKSRKQ; this comes from the coding sequence ATGGCAGATATTTGCTGCGTCAAAGAGATCCAAGAAGAGGACGTAGACAAGATCCGGTTACCGACACGACCTGATCAACTGATCCTCCCCGATCACGAAGATCCAACGGTCAACAACGAAGATGGGTGCAAGACTCCAACATCTTCCGCTCACAAGATTCCAGCGGCGAAGTATACGTTATGCCCACCAGCTCCTAGAAAACCCAGACCAAAAAGAAAAGTGACACCGGTTAATGTTGTTAACCGTGTACCGATTGATCTGAGCCGGGAGATCGAGATGTTCTTTGAGGATTTGGACCGCAGGATCAAGAAGTCAAGGAAACAATAA
- the LOC106438839 gene encoding probable protein phosphatase 2C 66 produces the protein MGNGVTTLSPCCTGTVAGEISRRYDVSLVHDGLGHSFCYIRPDVTGVAVSPSYTPEIPLRSEPIPETTTFRSISGASVSANPSTALSGSASSDSDCMYSSASAFESSGNFASLPLQPVPRSGSTCQSGPIVNESGHESGPFERRFLSGPIESGLYSGPIEFMKKNKTEKEKPMKKKKVRRKASPEKTKPKKKKNFLTFKALFTNLISNNKPSSKKSVIEPINGSESPDSDRHHEPEIVNENPKPDHKREAKEEEEEQSKCSVLDVQWAQGKAGEDRVHVVVSEENGWVFVGIYDGFSGPDAPDYLLNNLYTAVQKELNGLLCNDEKLRTSGENGDTQIGKRSDKEDSDSGKENFPVTTNIDAVASGARNQEKSVKWRCEWENNDTKSDNDCDQKGSNSTTTDHGDVLKALVQALRKTEEAYLELADTMVEENPELALMGSCVLVTLMIGEDVYVMNVGDSRAVLARKPNVVVGSRRQKELERIKEVREMFMNGAIARNSLVPLQLNKEHSTRIEEEVGRIKKEHPEDDGAIENDRVKGYLKVTRAFGAGFLKQPKWNDALLEMFRIDYIGTSPYITCSPSLCHHKLTSRDKFLILSSDGLYEYFSNQEAIFEVESFISAFPEGDPAQHLIQEVLLRAANKYGMDFHELLEIPQGDRRRYHDDISLIVISLEGRIWRSSM, from the exons ATGGGGAATGGAGTCACCACTTTGAGCCCCTGTTGCACCGGCACCGTCGCCGGAGAAATCTCCCGGCGATACGACGTATCTCTCGTCCACGATGGACTTGGCCACTCCTTCTGCTACATACGACCGGACGTCACCGGAGTAGCAGTGTCACCTTCTTACACGCCGGAGATTCCTCTCCGATCAGAACCTATCCCAGAAACCACCACTTTCCGATCGATCTCCGGCGCGTCGGTCAGCGCGAATCCGTCAACAGCTCTCTCCGGTTCTGCGTCGTCGGACTCCGATTGTATGTACAGCTCAGCCTCCGCGTTCGAGAGCTCTGGTAACTTCGCGTCTCTCCCTCTCCAGCCTGTGCCGCGCAGCGGCTCCACGTGTCAGTCAGGTCCGATTGTTAACGAGTCGGGTCACGAGTCGGGTCCGTTTGAGAGGAGGTTCTTATCGGGTCCGATCGAAAGCGGGTTGTATTCGGGTCCGATAGAGTTTATGAAAAAGAATAAGACAGAGAAAGAGAAaccgatgaagaagaagaaggtaagAAGAAAAGCCTCACCGGAAAAAACTAAAccgaagaaaaagaagaactttCTCACATTCAAAGCCTTGTTCACCAATCTAATCTCCAACAATAAACCTAGCTCGAAGAAGAGTGTGATCGAGCCGATCAACGGTTCTGAATCACCAGACTCTGATCGTCATCATGAACCTGAGATTGTCAACGAGAATCCTAAACCTGATCACAAGCGAGAAGctaaagaagaggaagaagaacagAGCAAATGCTCTGTTTTGGATGTTCAATGGGCTCAGGGGAAAGCAGGGGAAGATCGTGTACACGTGGTCGTCTCTGAAGAAAACGGATGGGTTTTTGTCGGAATCTACGACGGTTTCAGCGGTCCTGATGCGCCGGATTATCTACTCAACAATCTATACACCGCCGTGCAAAAGGAGCTCAACGGGTTACTCTGTAACGACGAAAAGCTCAGAACTTCAGGAGAAAACGGTGACACCCAAATCGGGAAACGTTCCGACAAGGAAGATTCGGATTCGGGCAAAGAGAATTTCCCTGTAACGACGAACATTGACGCGGTTGCTTCCGGCGCAAGAAACCAAGAGAAGAGTGTGAAATGGAGATGCGAGTGGGAGAATAACGATACCAAATCTGACAACGACTGTGATCAGAAAGGATCAAACTCAACGACAACAGACCATGGAGATGTCCTCAAAGCTCTTGTACAGGCTTTGAGGAAAACAGAGGAGGCGTATCTAGAGCTAGCTGATACGATGGTTGAAGAGAATCCTGAATTAGCATTGATGGGATCATGCGTTCTCGTGACGTTGATGATAGGAGAAGATGTTTATGTCATGAATGTCGGAGATAGTCGAGCGGTTTTAGCGAGGAAGCCTAATGTGGTGGTTGGAAGCAGGAGGCAAAAGGAGCTGGAGAGAATCAAGGAAGTTAGAGAAATGTTTATGAATGGAGCAATAGCGCGTAATAGTTTGGTTCCTCTACAGCTTAACAAAGAACATAGCACACGTATTGAAGAG GAAGTGGGAAGAATCAAGAAGGAACATCCTGAAGATGATGGTGCAATAGAAAATGATAGAGTTAAAGGTTATCTTAAGGTTACTCGTGCATTTGGAGCTGGATTTCTCAAACAG CCTAAATGGAACGATGCACTTTTAGAGATGTTCAGGATCGACTACATCGGGACATCACCGTACATCACATGCTCTCCATCTCTATGTCATCACAAGCTAACGTCACGTGACAAGTTCTTGATCCTCTCTTCGGATGggttgtatgaatatttctctaaccaagaagccattttcgaggTTGAATCTTTCATCTCTGCTTTTCCTGAAGGCGATCCAGCTCAACACTTGATCCAGGAGGTCCTCCTACGTGCTGCCAACAAATAtg GTATGGATTTTCATGAACTGTTGGAAATACCACAAGGAGATCGTCGGAGGTATCATGATGATATCTCTTTGATTGTTATCTCACTTGAAGGAAGAATATGGAGATCGTCCATGTGA
- the LOC106433521 gene encoding phosphatidylinositol N-acetylglucosaminyltransferase subunit A — protein sequence MAEPKLRVLMVSDFFFPNFGGVENHIYYLSQCLLNLGHKVVVMTHAYGNRTGVRYMTGGLKVYYVPWRPFAMQNTFPTVYGTLPIVRTILKRERITVVHGHQAFSTLCHEALMHARTMGYRVVFTDHSLYGFADVGSIHMNKVLQFTLADIDQAICVSHTSKENTVLRSGLSPGKVFMIPNAVDTAMFKPADVRPSSDDVITIVVISRLVYRKGADLLVEVIPEVCRLYPNVRFVVGGDGPKHVRLEEMREKHSLQDRVEMLGAVPHSRVRSVLVTGHIFLNSSLTEAFCIAILEAASCGLLTVSTRVGGVPEVLPDDMVVLAEPDPDDMVRAIEKAISILPSINPEEMHNRMKKLYSWQDVAKRTEIVYDRALKCSNRNLLERLSRFLSCGAWAGKVFCMVMIIDYLLWRLLQFLQPDDDVEEAPDINFCN from the exons ATGGCGGAACCAAAGCTTAGGGTTCTAATGGTCTCCGATTTCTTCTTCCCAAACTTCGGTGGCGTTGAGAATCACATCTACTATCTCTCCCAATGCCTGTTAAACCTCGGTCACAAG GTTGTGGTGATGACGCATGCTTACGGGAACCGCACGGGAGTCCGATACATGACGGGCGGACTCAAAGTCTACTACGTCCCGTGGAGACCTTTCGCTATGCAGAACACATTCCCCACCGTCTACGGAACGCTTCCCATCGTGAGAACCATCCTCAAGCGCGAGAGAATCACCGTTGTTCACGGCCACCAAGCCTTCTCCACCCTCTGTCACGAAGCCTTGATGCACGCCAGAACAATGGGATACAGAGTTGTATTCACTGATCACTCCCTTTACGGGTTTGCTGATGTTGGGAGTATTCACATGAACAAGGTCTTGCAGTTTACTCTAGCTGATATAGACCAGGCCATTTGTGTTTCGCACACTAGTAAGGAGAACACTGTTCTGAGGTCGGGATTGTCTCCGGGGAAGGTTTTTATGATTCCGAATGCTGTTGATACTGCTATGTTCAAGCCAGCTGATGTCAGGCCAAGTAGTGATGATGTTATCACTATAGTTGTTATAAGTAGATTGGTTTATCGGAAAGGTGCGGATTTGCTTGTTGAGGTCATTCCAGAAGTGTGCCGTTTATACCCCAAT GTTCGTTTTGTAGTTGGAGGGGATGGACCGAAGCATGTGAGACTTGAGGAGATGAGGGAGAAGCATTCTCTGCAAGATAGAGTCGAGATGCTTGGTGCTGTTCCTCATTCTCGTGTGCGCTCTGTTCTGGTCACCGGTCATATATTCCTTAACAG TTCTTTAACAGAAGCCTTCTGCATAGCTATCTTGGAGGCGGCTAGTTGCGGGTTATTAACCGTCAGCACTCGTGTTGGAGGTGTCCCTGAG GTACTACCGGATGACATGGTTGTGCTTGCTGAGCCAGATCCGGATGACATGGTACGAGCAATCGAAAAGGCGATATCAATACTTCCAAGTATTAACCCGGAGGAGATGCACAATCGA ATGAAGAAGCTGTACAGTTGGCAAGATGTTGCCAAAAGAACCGAGATTGTGTATGACCGTGCTTTGAAGTGTTCCAACAGAAATCTTCTAGAACGTCTATCGCG GTTCCTGTCATGTGGAGCGTGGGCTGGGAAGGTATTCTGTATGGTTATGATCATTGATTACTTGCTTTGGCGGCTACTTCAGTTTCTTCAG CCTGATGATGATGTTGAGGAGGCACCCGATATCAATTTCTGCAATTAG